From the Papaver somniferum cultivar HN1 chromosome 2, ASM357369v1, whole genome shotgun sequence genome, the window AACTTGCCCAGAGTTTACCAATTTGCTGTCCACTTTCTCCTGAACCAATTTGTGCCTTATGTACTTACTCACATGGAGgcaaacactaattaatttatTAGAATGCCCCCGAGTTTACAACAAAGTACTCTTAACTTGGGCAACATTCATCGGATGGACATTAAAAGAGATGCTCCATACCAACAACATCTTATCAAGAGTATAAAACACCGTTTGGCTAACTTAGCCTGTGTAAGTGGCGGTCAGGATTCGTTGTCTATGGAGACAAATGTACGATTGTGGTTGATCTTGGGTGAGATTACTGGTATACCCGTTTGAATTATTAGGGGCTTCCTTAGCGAAACGTAACTTCTTCCCTGCTCATTTTCCCTTGGCAGATCAACCAATTCACCTCCGTAGATCTGATAAGTCAAATTGGTTGTTATTAgagaaaaaacaataaaaaggcgaatatttttggtgaattttttttttgttagttctGAAACGGTGAAACCCTTCCCACTCGAGCACTGAAGAAAGAAATCAAGTCTCTCAAACCCACATAATATCTTGATTCCGTTTTATCTTCCTCTTCATATCTCTTGTTTTTCCTCTCTCGATTGAAGTTGGACAGGGTTTTAGGGTTAGTGCGAAACTAACACCAAATCATCCACTGGAAAGATAATTAAGAAATATTGTTATTTGGTGTGAATTGGTAGAAGAAATGATTTCTGGTTCCGATTGATTACATACATATTTTGTACTTTATCACAAGTAAGAAAAAAATTGTTTATGTGGAGGTTTTATTCATTCTAGGGTTTGTTAGTTCTCTGATTCTGTATTTGGGGACAATACTAGGTTTTATTATTTGAATGGTTCAGTTCTCTATGAAATGTTTGTAGGAAGGGCTGAGAGATGAAACATCTCACTTTCTTCATACTATGGTTATTTATGAAATACttatttcttcatttttctgATAAATTTAATTTGGAGTTGTATTAGATAAATTTAATTTGGAGTTGAATTACAGGAAAATAAAAAGATCATAGAATAGCAAACATCCCTTAATTCTGAAGTAAGTATTTGTATAGTATGTTTTAAACTGGATTATGTACATCATAAGTGCAGTTGTGAATCAAATACAAAGTGATACCGATTTATGGACAAATATGCAATGAAATTTCAAACAATGGCATTACTTACTGTAATATACTTGAGTCAGTACCTTTGGATTTACACGAATTAATTTGGttcatatttcttttcttttgatctgCTAGATCCATTTCCAGTTGGTTTTGGGGTTGTCGGTGGAGTTATAAGCATTTATTTTTTGGTTTCTATATTATACATTGAACTCCAAATATCTGATGCAGTGGAACTCTAGACATTTGATGCAGTGGAAAGACAGAAACAGATCGAGATATGGTGAGTTGATCTCGGTTCCTTCAATACATTTTAATTTGAATAAGATCGAGTATTTaccattttttttgaaaaatccatTGCTTCCGCCCTTCTTCCATTTTAACTCTTTACCTTGCGTATTAATATTTTGTTTATTGGGTGATTATTAAGTACGAAATTCCTCTGGTGCACAGTGTTTGAAACAAGTGTAGTAATAAATTTTCAAAAGGGGGTTTACCTTATTAAGTATTTTATTTATTGGGTGATTATTAAGTACAAAGTTCCTATGGTGCGCAATGTTTGAAACAAGTGTAATAATAATTTTTCAAAAGGGGGTAACAACATTCTTCATCGTAGTCTATTGGAGTCTACCTTTAAGAAAAAAGTACTATATTGGAGTATGGAACAAACTGCGGTTGTCGTTTCTGACTCGATTCGTCGTCTTTTTAATCCCACTCAATAACTTGCCGCTCATCTTAGCCTTGATCACCCATACCATTCTTCCTTTTTATGTTGCACCTTCATTGGAGGTTACATCTCACAGCCAAGTCATACTTTATGCCTTGAAAGTTTAAACATTTTATATCACATTGAATTGAATTCATTTGGTTGTTTTTGTTATTGTCTCATCTGCCCGCCAATAGCATGTGTAGCAGCCTCTGGCAAATTTAACCATTTCTCTCCATGTAAATATGTAATTGGTTTTGTGATGCAAGGTAAGCAATGACGAAATAGTTCCACTTTCAGAATAGCGCTTCTGTTGCCCCTTCAATCGGATGGGAGTCTCATCATCATCAATAAACTAAATGGTCAGTCTTATTGTCCATTTCCTCCTTTATATGAAACGTAAAATCCCAATTTTAGTTGTTGCATTTGAATTATAGAATCCAACTTACGTTATGTAACGAGACAGATCAAATTATTAATATTGTGTTATACACAATCGATATAGATATGATAAGATGTAATTTTTAGTCACCTTATTGTTGATGTTTCAAGGATGTTTTAAAGTAATGAAAGCCATGTCCATGAATTAGATGAagatattttgttgtttttacaCATTCTAGACTGATACCTTTTTGAACAACTACAGCGACCGGCAACATTTCTTAAGGACCTGTTTGAGTCGCAGTTTATAAAGGAAATATTTTGGTTTAACTACTGTTGGTAAATGTTATTTTTCTCAACTATGGGAATGTGGATGGAAGAAGCTACAAATGCTGTCGGTTAAACTATTTGCAGTTGTATTCCCAAGATTAACTGTACAAATTTGTAAATCTAATTTCAATTGTAGATGCTTAAAGTTTTGAGGTATCGGTTCTTGATCGTTGTATTTGCCAACCCCTGAAGGAACCATACCTAAAAATACTTAACTGAAGTTTCTGAAGCAGTTAGGGGACAATAGTTGGGTGGGGAATTTGTGAGTTTAGGTCGCCATATAATTCATATCCACTGTAGTATGAAAAACTTGAGAGTATATATcaattatttgattaatttttatgTAGTTTGGTATTGTTTTTAGTTCATTTACATTTTATAAAAATGGAATTATTCATGTGCTGCTCctatttcttagttgttactGCTTTGGCCGCAAACCAAACTATTTTGGAGCTGCTTAAAGCGACCTAAAATCTGGAGCAATTGACGTGGTAATGAAGTGTTAGTCGACATTTAGGATCTGGAAATTCTGGAAACTTCAGTTTCCCAACCGTAATAACGTCACTGATTGTTATGTAGTGATCAAAGTCCATGGGCATGGAGAATGATGCAAGTTGGAAGAGGCTGCACCTGATTCAAGGTTTATTGATTTTAGTAATTGGAATAATTCGGAGTATTGAAtttcatgatttttttctttaatccGCGTCAAGAAATTTGATTAATTTCATTAGGAAGTACAGGTCTAACTTCATACAATAGCAGTAAGCCATTTTAATGAATGCCTGGGTAAATATATAATGACACTGTTGACTTAGTATCTACTTAGGTTTCATACTTCGAATCCATATCATTTACATGCAGTATGTAGCAATAAAAATTACATAGTTTTGTTCTTTTTCCTATTGAACTTTCAAGCTTTAGTTACTGACTTTGAGTGGGAAACATATTTGGGTTTcacatatatgtttttttttaggtAGCGAACGACATTATACTAGCAATAATTGAGCAAATCAAGATATATGGTTCTTCGAAGTTATCAGTTACATTTTTGGAGGGTTCATTGTAAAGAGAAAACTGGATTCAGTTGTATATTTGTAGAATGTTTGTTCCAAATATGCGCAACTTTTGAAATTATATGCAACCTTGGTTGGGTTTGGTGCTGCTTCGTTTGAATTTGTTGTCAAAATGTAAGGTATGACGTCACTGAATAGTTATTCCTTGACGTCACTAAATTTCCCGCAGTGACATAAAAATCCCATGTCCTTCCCTCAATTCCTCTATTTTTTTTTCGCAGTTTGATTGTACCGGTTACTTACAAAATTTTGATTGCAACAGGAATATTTACCGTTGGATATCGTTGGGCATCAAAAAAACACCGTTGGGTGTTTTTTCCACACAACCATAAATATCCAACAACATTTACTTCAATTAATCAATCGGACATTACCAAACATGTAAATACGTGTGTGTTTCAGCCAATGATTCTACCAACCAGACTATTGGATTTCTGTTGTAATGTATCTGCTTGGAAAGGTGCCATAGATAATTACTGATCGGGCCGTGCCATCATGGCGTGGGTTAAACAGtaatactaatataaagaaaagagggatTTTTGATAGGAGATTCCCTAAATTACTTAGTTgttcccatttttttttttttacgtattTTACCATTGTTTTAAAAACAGATCAAATTTTTtaaaaacttaatatctttcaaaatatacaacgaatttttttaaaatttatatatttgaaaagctCTTTCAATTATCTACGTaacgagtacaaataagaataataaatttttgttttaggaaaagAATTTCATGGCTTTCAAATTTAGTATCATTAGATGAATAAAAATTCAAACATGTGCATCTCACATATGTCCTTACTAGTATATATAAGCAactgtgcaaaaaaaaaaaaaaaatctaactaaTAGGAAAAAAGAGGAAATTTAAATAGACCCATTGGGGCCAGCAGGTTGTAACTACAGTCCATGGCATTTCAACTAAGCACCGAGAAAGTCAACCTCATCTGAGCTTGCATAAAGGTAATTGCCCTGATCGCTATTGTAACTACTCTCGGACGAAAGCATAGACAATGAACTCTCCGATGTAGCACCAGTTCTCTCCAAATCCAAGTTGGCATCACTGTTCACCTCACTTTCGCTTATTTGTTCAGTATCCATGAAGCTACATAGGGAACATAAAAGTGGATGCAGTGGTTATCATAACTTCCAAGTTATCATACAAAGGTTTCACAGAATCACAAAAGAATTTACACGAAACGAACCTCCCTTCTGGGGGAAAATCAGCTACTAAACAGAGTCCAGGCCTTTCTTCCATGACCAGCTTAACAGGAATACTGCAGGATTTTTGACAAACTAAATTGGAAAAGAACAAAAGGCAAAAAGATTAAACTTAACATCAATCTCAAAGGAATACTCATATACCTAGGGCTATAACACCTGTCGTACCAATCATGGTCTGATGCTAACCCTTCCTTGTTGGATATGTCCTATTTGGAGTCCAGTGTCAGAAAGCTCAACTAGAAAACTAGAAattctgaattctaatatcaatgtTGTAAAGGATAAGGTTAGCAAAGAGATCTCTTCTAAGTTCTACCCACAAGATGCTTAAGGAATTTAAAGCCCCCTGAAAGTACTGCCGTTAAAAGTCGACCCACTTCCACCTGCAAAAAAGACATCACGTTATGACACATGACAGGAAGTAGTAATTCTATTCATACTAAAAATTTCAGAAGACATGGATGATAGCTCTCACTTCTTTAAGATGCATGCACTCACGTAAGATCAAACTTTCCAGTTGATGTCCGCTAGTGCCAGAGCCAAGGTTCCTATGAAATAAAGAAAATGAACTGAGTACCAGCAACTCAGAGGAAAATATCCGAGTAAGTGATTCATATACATGCGCAATGTAAACATAAGAAATCTAAAAGGTGTATAACAATAGAAACCTCAAAAAGGTTCCAGTGATTGAATAAGATGCTGAAAGATCAACGAACTTCAGCTTCCGGAACCCCTAACAGAAAGATGGTTCattccaagaaaaaaaagaagagggcAACATTACATCAGCAGGCTATTTCAAATACTTGAAAACAATGAACCCACATTTAAGCTCCAGTTgcaagaaagaaaacaacatattgTGTATCCAATATGTCAATGGTTAATTATCGACTTTGTTGGTTGGTCAACATTTTAGCCTAAAGCATGTTCGTTGGTAATGTAATTCAATTCATAATATAATTTGAAGAGTAAAAAACAACACGCAAGATATCAATTTGAACTTGTCGTTACGAACCAGTTCACTCTTGACATCAAAATACCTACCTTCATGAGTATACGGATTTTGTAATCTTGCAGGATGAATCCTCTGAGGGCCAAGGAGGTCAAACGAGGACAGCCATTTATGAAACCGACACAAGTTGTTGACTTCAAACTGTCATCTCTTCCTGATAAAAAAAATGTCTTAAGAAGTAAGTGGGAATTAGTTGCAATGCAGGAAATCCAGGAAAATGAAGGCAATATACCTGTTTTATAAGATTCGATGAGTAGACACTCTAAGTTAGGACAATTTGTGCTCACAGATTCCAATGTTTGCTTAAGTTCAGTAACACTgttcacaagaaaagaggttaaGGGATTAAACCTTTATGTCACATACTCACTACAAGAAATTCAAGACACATGAGCACATCAAGACAACCAAGACTATGTTCTTGTTGTGATGATACACATGCTAAGCATGGATGAAAAGCAAAACCAACACATGAAAGAGGAAAAAGATAGAAGCATGAACCTGCAGTACGTAACCTATTCTGATCATTTAACCATGGCCACGTTCAgtgcacaaaaaaagaaaaacgcaCAGTTCCTAAGGAGGAAAACACTCTACCAAAGAACATGAGATGAAAACCAAAAGTATCAAGAAGACTTACAGGCCAACAATTTCGAAATCCGTAAGTGCTTGGCAAACTGATAAAGCCACGCGAAGTGTGGTATTGTCCATTTTATCAATATTGTAGAGGTGCAACTTCTTCAATAAAGCCCTTCCATCACAGCAAACCAAATGTTAAAAATAGATTTGTTTCCCTTGAAAGCTAGAGGTTCTCGTTTATTGATCCATACCCGGAAGCCCCACCATCCAAGCTTAAAGATGTTAAGCAGGACCTAGATAGGATGTATGAGTCTTTTCCCTGACAAGATCTCTTATTGTTCCGTGATAAACCAGCATCAACAGAACTATCGATACCATAGACCATTGGACCAGAATGCCCTGATAATGTTGTAGGAGATGTCAATACACCAAGTTTAAGTGACCTGAAAATTAGAATACGATAAGAAACAAAACTCAGTAAGAAGTGTGGACAAAGGAATCCACTGATATCCAATGTAATATCACATAGCTTGGGgaataagaaattaaaacatgataagAAGTAAAGCGACAGGTGAAAAGATAAAATGATTAGGAAATCCAAACTATATTATGTAATGATCAAAAGCTAGACATAAATTTCATGGTACCCCTTCTAATCTGTATTACATTTCATTGTGCTCTTTATAAGCTCCAGACAGCTTCGGTGTGTATCATTCCATTTAGATTCCAAATTTTGACAACCAACACACTTCGTGTAGTAAAACACCTATTACACACAGTGAAAACCTAAAGCACATCTTACTACGATGACTTGTTTCCAGTTACGGGGATGTTACTTACAAGCAATCAATACCTTCTGTTTATTCgtgttatttgtttttgattttctagAGAAGTATATAAATGCCCTCTGGTTGGCCTCTTCTAGGagtatttaatctttttaaaCCCAGAAATCAACTCCAAGTTTATCTACTGATAACACAAACTCCTAATATCCACCGTCATCTATGGCATACCCAACTAGTAAATTCATTCTATAATCCCTCCATCATATCCAATATctaatttatttttatcaaatGAGCAGAGATGTTCTGTATTAGGCGGATAATCATTTCATGAATATCTATATCATTTTATATAAGGTGCTCTTGATGATCTTCAATACTTCCTAGGTCTTCCCAAACCTACTAGTACTGTCCGATTTATCTAGGCGCTTAAGTATACCATAACGTGTAATGAACCACAAGTTTTAACTGCAGCACTTACAGAAGCAACAGCCAGGAAATGTAAGCAAAGACGCATGATGATTATGTGTAGACACAGCACCTATATCATATTACATCACCGCCCATCCACTAATGAATTAAAGTACTGGCAGGTCCTGCAGACATGACCTCCTAACAGAACAAATAAACAAAATTAGAATACTATGTGTGGAAGGATTCTCACCGGAGCCTCTTCCCTGCTCGATGAATCATTGTGGCAACAACCGCGTTATTAACCCTTGGTACTACTGTAGTTAAATCAATATCAGCATAACACAAGGGGTTCATAGCACACTTATTAAACATCCAACAAGTAGCTGCTGCTGAACAAAGGCTTTTCGTATCAAGCATAGCAAAAACCTTCACATCAATAAAACCCCATAACACAATTAGGTAGGTAAGTATCAAAAGCAAGAGAAACTgttaagaaaatgaaaatgaaaaaattgaACTGAACCTACATACATACTTTAATGGTGAGATCATGAGAAAGAGCCCAACAAACAGAATTATGTTTACTGAATCTATAACGTTGAGCTCGTTTCCCAACTTCCAGAAGAATAGAACCCATATTAAGTGTATTTTCGATTAATTGATCTTGATCAGATTCGGATACCCTAGATTCAAGTAAACGTTCAAGAGAAAGCTCGATTGAAGCAGCAACTGATGTATTATAATTATCTAAAGAGgataaccctagaaatttttctaagagattatccattttcgaagaagaagaagaaaccctaCAAATTTGAGGTTCTGTGAAGGAGTATCGTACAAAGTTGCTGAGTGGACTGTGGAGACCACGGACAAGAAAATGCTTCTAGAGAGAGATTTTTATTCTGGAACCAAATGCAAattttttacttttactttttatCTGGTCGGGTCCCGGAACCGATAGTCCTACTTCATGTCTCTCATCTCTGGCCAAAAATAGTTGCATAGGAAACAGAAGAAAGTGATATGTTTAATTCATTTGATATACTAGTATAGAGAGTTATCACTTTGTTGGAAGAGTCAGCATTCTGCTGCTAAGGAATGTTTATGATCCAAAGTATTGGCCAAATTGCACCTGGATTGAACCAAGGTCTCTTTTCTTTATATCAACGTTCCGTAATGTTTTTGATATTCTAGATGACCATAATTTGATGAAAACTTCAGTGTATTAGTACGAAAATGTTCATTCATATAAATTGCACTAGGCACCAGTTTACTTCCTCCCAACGAAACAAAGAAAGTAAAACCAACAAAATATgattaactcaaaaaaaaaaaaaaaagtactactACTAGATATCTTAGGCCTTTCTTCTTTTACGGTTCTTCTAGCCGATTGAAGTCATCCATCCATCATTTTTAAGTGCTGTGAGTTTTGTGTGCAGTTCCGTAGCCATAGATAAACCTTGCTGTTCCTTCTGTGTATACTTGAGTTTCCTTGGCAAGTCTTGAGGGAAAAAGAGACGTATCAAATCTCAGTTAATAGGGTTAAGAATGCTTGCTTTAAGTTTAAACATTATGGATTAATGAAGGAAAAAAAACACTCACGAGTTTCTAACGGCTTTGCTTAGGATGGAAGCTGAGGTAAAAGTCTTTCCATCCAGGTATTTGTTTTCTCCAGTCATTCTCTGTTTCATTCTAATGTCTAGTTCTTCTGCATCAGCCGTGAATGGAGTATCTGATGCCTGCAGCGGTAGAGAATTCTTTTGAGCTCCATGACATAACTTATTGAATTCACTAAGAGAGAAATAGAAAGAACGATTACCATGACCCATCCCCAAGTATCAGCATACGAAGGAATATGAGCTGAATAAGGAACAACATCTGCAGACAAACGCAATTTggtttacccaaaaaaaaaaaaaaagaagcttaCTGAGGAACCTCGCACTTGCTTTATACAAGAAAGAAAATGAGAGTTTTGAATACTAACATTTGAAAACTTGTCTAAGAGTGTTGTAAATGCATGAGAAAACCTCTGTATGACTGAAAATTCCTGCTGGTCCCGCCTGCAACAGTGAAACAAAACTTGTTGAGAACTGTTAGAATCTCGCATGAACAATTGGATTTAGTGAACCACAAGGAATGTACTGGTAGACTGATTTACCTGAGTGACAAAAATGCCACCTTCATTTAGTCTAGTCTTGACAATGGACTCATAAAAGGACTTTGTGTAGAGTTGGTAACATGGGCCTCCTTCAATTGGGTCAGCCAAGTCCCCTATTATCACATCAAAACCATCTTGTCTACTCTCAAGCTCTGCCCTAGCATCATTTATTATGAGTTCAAGTCTTAAATCAGAGAAAGCTTCTTTGTTTGCAACCAAATGTGATTTGCAAAATTCAACAACTTCCTGTTAAAGAATGGAACATCATTCATTAGAAACCAAATTAGTATAATTCTCTACTACATCCTGTTAGTAACAAAATCAAATGAGATGAAGTTGTAACTTTTTAGGGTTCCTATTACCTCATCAATGTCGCACATAATAACTTTGcctacatttttgtgtcttaagATTTCTCTTGCAGTAGAACCTTCTCCACCTCCCATGATGAAAATGGTCTTTGgactaaaaaaacataaaaaatagatGTTTGAAGGCTTTATACTAAATGCTGTCATTAACTAGTGAAAGTAAATACGAGCATATGAAATTCCCACTGTTATGATAAAAGTAGACATTTTAACATCCACGACCTCGTAAAATTGGATTTGATTGTAAGTTCCTTGCATTTTGGTTCAAGACTTTTAAATGTCAAACGTGGACTTTCTTAGACAAGGGTTGATAGCTTAGGTGTTTGTCAACTATTCTTTTGTACCAtaaaaaaaatcaccaaaatAAAGTGAACTAAAAAGAAGATCAAGAAATGTACTTTGAATGTTGTAGAAGAGGTGGATGAACAAGAGATTCATGGTAAATGAACTCATCAATCTCTGCACTTTGAAGCTTCCCATCAATAACCAATGCCTACAGTAAGATGTATACAAACAGATATAAgtgaaatattcttagaaacaAAAGGTAAATAAGAAGATAACTATGATATGTCACAAACAAACCTTTCCGAAGGGTTTTGTGTCCAATAAAGCAATATCTTGATACTGACTAGCTCCTGTGTGTAAAATACTGCACcgaaaaatcaaaacttttgaaCCCCACAAAATATAATACTCAAAACAAAGCCTAGTAGAAAGAAGTTTTAAAAAGTAAGCCTTATTGTCTAGCTTTTACATTACCAAGATTATAAGAAAATCGAAGCTCCTTTTAGTTTCGGGTATGGTTAGAACTTCCATCGAAGTTAAAATCGAGAAGTGTCTTTATTTACTTTTGTACTTCGTTACAGCAAAGTTAACCCCGACTAAACCATGAGGCTCAGCGGAGATACCAGATAGGGACAGCATAAGTTAGCTCGAATGACTATGAGGGTTATTCGAAGCGGTGGCCTATTGACCTATTGGGATCAAACCCAGGGTAGAATGACTATCCCCAACTATGCTAGGTAAGATAATGAATATATGATATAAGCAGATATAACAAATACCAAGTAGGAACAAAATAAGAAACAACATCTTTCACTTAACTTTTGTATGACAGATAGATGAGATGATGCGTGTATATATATACCTGTTGAGTGCAAAACACCATCTCAAGTCTTGCTCAATCTCTTCTTCATACCAACAGCTTTTTCTATGACCATTATTATTGGCACTATGAGCAACTCCATTACCATTGCTCCCGTGATGAACTCCATTGCCATTGCCATTGCCATTGCCAATACCATTTCCGTTACCATTGCCATTAGAAATATCACCCATTTTTTAGTAGCTATGTTCGAGATAGAATGTGAATAGCAGAGAAGAGGCGAAAATTGGAGGAGTTAGAAAGTGTGATTTGTGAATGAAGTAATGGAGATGGAAGGGATTCATATATATAATAAATCATGCTCAAGGTTGAGGCCTTGAGAGTGGCAGGCTGGTTGGCATGTCATGGCATGGCAGAGTAATCGAAGTGTAATGTGATAATTCAGCTTTGGATtatagagagagaaagagagaatacAATTATTTGAGTTTTGAAGCTAGTGGGAATAGAAATTGAGTACAGTAATGAATGCAAaattgaagaagaacatggatttTAGCAACACTACTCTAATAAAATTAAGCTAAAAAGTGAATGTAAAGAGAGAGAAGAGTGTGGTTTCTAAGGTTGATTCTGTCGCGTGGGAGTTCTGGTATGGACATAGTAGTTATCATATCCTCTACATGCATATCATTGTTGCTTCCAAGTTTTTAACACATTATACTACTGAATCATATAGTGTACAGCTAGCTAGCTAGAAAGAGATGTTTTTGCTCACGATGATTTGGAAGCTGAACCACATTGCACTAGTGTAATTGTGTCTATCTACAAACTAATAGTGTTAATCCAATTTGTTGTCCAGACTTATGCCTAATAAGAGTGAGTACTCGATCAACTTTAAAATGCTATCTGTATGGACCCTATTTAGCCTGCCGGTGTCAGAAATTGTGTGGACATGAGGCTGCCTGCAGCCTCTTATACCACTAGCAATTAGCATAAAAATTTCTACACAAACTAAATGCATCTTATTCTTAAGAAAAAGGCTTCATTTAACAAACTGTTGCACACCCAAAGAAACATTAGCAGCTAATTTTAGCCCTTTAATCCAATTTCACCATTGTAACCTTTTCATATCCTTTCATCCATGCCTATCTATTGTGCTCGAAGCCGTTCCTATTCAGTTCAGAAGGACCATAGCTATTTGAGAAGGACCAATTCTAGTCATATGAAATGTGAATATGTATGTCAGCAGTCAGTATGCGGGCTTGTACAGTTATGAACTTCTAAGGATATATAGAATTAGAAATCTAGACAAAAACGACAAGAAGAgataaaagagaaagaaagacaAATACCGGGGTTAGATTTCATTTCCTGTCTTTCTTGGTTACAGAGAGGGGGCGTGCCTTGAGTATCGTCAAAACTTCATCATGATTCATATATACTCTCCTCTCTCTATCATTCTAAATGGCGTGCAGTGGCAGGCACACTCCCGCATCATCTTCAGCATCATAATAATCACTCGAATATATCTCTTCCAACAAAGATTT encodes:
- the LOC113353026 gene encoding thermospermine synthase ACAULIS5-like; translation: MGDISNGNGNGNGIGNGNGNGNGVHHGSNGNGVAHSANNNGHRKSCWYEEEIEQDLRWCFALNSILHTGASQYQDIALLDTKPFGKALVIDGKLQSAEIDEFIYHESLVHPPLLQHSNPKTIFIMGGGEGSTAREILRHKNVGKVIMCDIDEEVVEFCKSHLVANKEAFSDLRLELIINDARAELESRQDGFDVIIGDLADPIEGGPCYQLYTKSFYESIVKTRLNEGGIFVTQAGPAGIFSHTEVFSCIYNTLRQVFKYVVPYSAHIPSYADTWGWVMASDTPFTADAEELDIRMKQRMTGENKYLDGKTFTSASILSKAVRNSLAKETQVYTEGTARFIYGYGTAHKTHST
- the LOC113347114 gene encoding F-box protein At4g02760-like is translated as MDNLLEKFLGLSSLDNYNTSVAASIELSLERLLESRVSESDQDQLIENTLNMGSILLEVGKRAQRYRFSKHNSVCWALSHDLTIKVFAMLDTKSLCSAAATCWMFNKCAMNPLCYADIDLTTVVPRVNNAVVATMIHRAGKRLRSLKLGVLTSPTTLSGHSGPMVYGIDSSVDAGLSRNNKRSCQGKDSYILSRSCLTSLSLDGGASGALLKKLHLYNIDKMDNTTLRVALSVCQALTDFEIVGLVTELKQTLESVSTNCPNLECLLIESYKTGRDDSLKSTTCVGFINGCPRLTSLALRGFILQDYKIRILMKGFRKLKFVDLSASYSITGTFLRNLGSGTSGHQLESLILRECMHLKEVEVGRLLTAVLSGGFKFLKHLDISNKEGLASDHDWYDRCYSPSIPVKLVMEERPGLCLVADFPPEGSFMDTEQISESEVNSDANLDLERTGATSESSLSMLSSESSYNSDQGNYLYASSDEVDFLGA